A single genomic interval of Halorubrum aethiopicum harbors:
- a CDS encoding ABC transporter permease, which translates to MSRRDGGRLPGPVRRVLEPFVDRTVAERVLISLAAILLSIAVGFVIVLVSGRIAECSAAAWTMPVTGLGFCYDPFQVYAVLFNGALGYPLAIGEPGVFNPGWTPFNLSFGLTLSETTLLIFTGLSVAVAFRAGLFNIGTQGQLVVGALATALTVLALAPLLPAGPVSGVVLVAVGTFAGAVGGGLWGAIPGALKAYADANEVITTIMLNFVAANVAYVLVLEVFRAEGSSVVATRYVPEHAQFSSWLFPGSSDFALLALAVGVGFIGALYYLVEHTSFGYDLRTSGVQAAAAEYGGVNAKLTTVRAMTLSGALGGVGGAVWVLMSEGRWIASVPDLGFDGITVSILAGNNPLGVLPAAFLFGILKGGALEIGFRTDVPTELVGVLRGLIILFVAMPEFFRMAGRYAGLRSGGPGGSGGSEANADDADGGDDGATGAAVAATEGGEADA; encoded by the coding sequence GTGAGCCGACGCGACGGCGGGCGGCTCCCGGGGCCCGTCCGCCGCGTGCTCGAGCCCTTCGTCGACCGCACCGTCGCCGAGCGGGTCCTCATCAGCCTCGCGGCGATCCTGTTGTCGATCGCCGTCGGCTTCGTCATCGTGCTCGTCTCCGGACGGATCGCGGAGTGTAGCGCCGCCGCCTGGACGATGCCGGTCACCGGGCTCGGGTTCTGTTATGACCCGTTCCAGGTGTACGCCGTGCTGTTCAACGGGGCGCTCGGCTACCCGCTCGCGATCGGCGAGCCGGGCGTCTTCAACCCGGGGTGGACCCCGTTCAACCTCTCGTTCGGGCTCACGCTCTCGGAGACGACGCTTTTGATATTCACCGGGCTCTCGGTCGCGGTCGCGTTCCGCGCGGGCCTGTTCAACATCGGGACGCAGGGGCAGCTCGTCGTCGGCGCGCTCGCGACCGCGCTGACGGTGCTCGCGCTCGCGCCGCTGCTCCCCGCCGGCCCGGTCTCCGGGGTCGTCCTCGTCGCCGTCGGCACCTTCGCGGGCGCGGTCGGCGGCGGCCTCTGGGGCGCGATACCCGGCGCGTTGAAGGCGTACGCCGACGCCAACGAGGTGATCACGACGATCATGCTCAACTTCGTCGCCGCGAACGTCGCGTACGTGCTGGTGTTGGAGGTGTTCCGCGCCGAGGGCTCCTCCGTCGTCGCGACGCGGTACGTCCCCGAGCACGCGCAGTTCTCGTCCTGGCTGTTCCCGGGGTCCAGCGACTTCGCCCTGCTCGCGCTGGCCGTCGGGGTCGGATTCATCGGCGCGCTCTACTACCTCGTCGAACACACGTCGTTCGGCTACGACCTGCGGACGAGCGGGGTCCAGGCGGCCGCCGCGGAGTACGGCGGCGTGAACGCGAAGCTGACGACCGTGCGGGCGATGACGCTCTCGGGCGCGCTGGGCGGCGTCGGCGGCGCGGTGTGGGTGCTGATGTCGGAGGGACGGTGGATCGCGTCCGTCCCCGATCTCGGGTTCGACGGGATCACCGTCTCGATCCTGGCCGGGAACAACCCGCTCGGCGTGTTGCCCGCCGCGTTCCTGTTCGGCATCCTGAAGGGCGGGGCGCTCGAGATCGGGTTCCGGACCGACGTTCCGACGGAGCTCGTCGGGGTGTTACGCGGGCTCATCATCCTCTTCGTGGCCATGCCGGAGTTCTTCCGGATGGCCGGACGATACGCCGGGCTGCGTTCGGGCGGACCGGGAGGATCGGGCGGGTCGGAGGCGAACGCGGACGACGCCGACGGGGGCGACGACGGGGCGACCGGCGCAGCCGTCGCGGCGACCGAGGGAGGTGAGGCGGATGCGTAA
- a CDS encoding ABC transporter ATP-binding protein gives MNPAVHLDGITKRFPGVVANDDVDLAIERGSVHALLGENGAGKTTLMNVLYGLYRPTEGRVVVDGEPRSFASPRDAIDAGIGMIHQHFMLVDPMTVWENVVLGNEPRTWGGLRVDEAAAREAVVELSERYGFDVDPDARIEDVSVGVQQRVEILKALYRGAEVLIMDEPTAVLTPQEVEELYDVFEELTEQGKTIIFISHKLGEALSAADEITVLRDGVNVGTVAAGDVTREELAEMMVGREVLMEPATTPREPGDRVLEVTDLHVEDDRGVEAVSGISFELREGEVLGIAGVDGNGQLQLVEAITGMREPSSGSVEYLGESMAGATRREHIDRGMAFVPEDRHERGLVMSYDLVQNGILGSQHDPPFASGGRIDWEASAEHAESVIEAYDVRPPNPDADAESFSGGNQQKFIVGREFERDPDLVVATHPTRGVDIGSTEFLHDRLLELRAEGKAILLVSSKLDEVQGLSDRLAVIHEGEFTGVVDPATVTEEEIGLLMAGETLDDGSVSGAAIHDTVDDGLAGSGDDLGGTGDGSGEDGDDGALDRDPAADEGVDA, from the coding sequence ATGAACCCGGCGGTCCACCTTGACGGTATCACGAAGCGGTTCCCCGGGGTCGTCGCCAACGACGACGTGGACCTCGCGATAGAGCGGGGCAGCGTCCACGCCCTCCTCGGCGAGAACGGGGCCGGCAAGACGACGCTGATGAACGTGCTGTACGGGCTCTACCGGCCGACCGAGGGACGGGTCGTCGTCGACGGCGAGCCCCGCTCGTTCGCGTCCCCGCGCGACGCGATCGACGCCGGGATCGGCATGATCCACCAGCACTTCATGCTCGTCGACCCGATGACGGTGTGGGAGAACGTCGTCTTAGGAAACGAGCCGCGGACGTGGGGCGGGCTCCGCGTCGACGAGGCGGCGGCCCGCGAGGCGGTGGTCGAACTGAGCGAGCGCTACGGCTTCGACGTCGACCCCGACGCCCGGATCGAGGACGTGTCGGTCGGGGTACAACAGCGCGTCGAGATCCTGAAGGCGCTGTACCGCGGCGCGGAGGTCCTGATCATGGACGAGCCGACCGCGGTGTTGACTCCCCAGGAGGTCGAGGAGCTGTACGACGTCTTCGAGGAGCTGACGGAGCAGGGGAAGACGATAATCTTCATCTCGCACAAGCTCGGCGAGGCGCTGTCGGCCGCCGACGAGATCACGGTCCTCCGCGACGGCGTCAACGTCGGCACCGTCGCCGCCGGGGACGTGACCCGCGAGGAGCTCGCGGAGATGATGGTCGGCCGCGAGGTGCTGATGGAGCCGGCGACGACGCCGCGGGAGCCCGGCGACCGCGTGCTCGAGGTGACGGACCTCCACGTCGAGGACGACCGGGGGGTCGAGGCCGTCTCGGGGATCTCCTTCGAGCTTCGCGAGGGCGAGGTGCTCGGGATCGCGGGCGTCGACGGCAACGGCCAGCTCCAGCTGGTCGAGGCGATCACCGGGATGCGCGAGCCGTCCTCGGGCTCCGTCGAGTACCTCGGCGAGTCGATGGCTGGCGCGACCCGCCGGGAACACATCGACCGCGGGATGGCGTTCGTCCCCGAGGACCGCCACGAGCGGGGGCTGGTGATGTCCTACGACCTCGTACAGAACGGCATCCTGGGGAGCCAACACGACCCGCCGTTCGCGTCGGGAGGGCGGATCGACTGGGAGGCGTCGGCCGAACACGCCGAGTCGGTGATCGAGGCGTACGACGTTCGGCCGCCGAATCCCGACGCGGACGCGGAGTCCTTCTCGGGGGGGAACCAACAGAAGTTCATCGTCGGCCGGGAGTTCGAGCGCGACCCGGACCTGGTCGTCGCGACCCACCCGACCCGCGGCGTCGACATCGGCTCCACGGAGTTCCTCCACGACCGGCTGCTCGAGCTGCGCGCCGAGGGGAAGGCGATACTGCTCGTCTCCTCGAAGCTCGACGAGGTCCAGGGGCTCTCCGACCGGCTCGCCGTGATCCACGAGGGGGAGTTCACCGGCGTCGTCGACCCCGCCACGGTGACCGAAGAGGAGATCGGCCTGCTGATGGCCGGCGAGACGCTCGACGACGGGAGCGTCTCGGGCGCGGCGATCCACGACACGGTCGACGACGGGCTCGCCGGGAGCGGCGACGACCTCGGCGGGACTGGCGACGGATCCGGGGAAGACGGCGACGACGGGGCTCTCGACCGTGACCCCGCCGCGGACGAGGGGGTGGACGCGTGA